AATACAACTAGACAGTTGAGAATGAAATTAGCTAGTTGTGTGACATCAAGAGCACCCAAAATCATAGTGGAGATTGATAAAATGTGACAAGTGAGTGACAACATTTACATTAAAGGATAACAGAGTAGATTACATCTCACAATATATAATTCAAATCTGATTTTCacaagaatcgaatctaaaattttaataaaaaccctGTTAGAACCTAATTCCTTTCCAAAACCCTGTTAGAACCTGATTCCTTTCCAAAACCCTATTAGAACCTACTTCCTTCCCAAAAACCCATTGCCCGCTTCCATGTCCTTGGACTCTCACATAGAGAGGGTCCTCTGGACTCCGGACCAAATCGCCACCCGTGTCTTCGACCTCGCCGCCCAGATCTCCACCGACCTCTCCCACTTCTCCGAACCCCCTGCCCTCGTAGGCGTCGCCACCGGCGCCTTTCTCTTCCTCGCCGACTTGGCCCGCCAAATCACCCTCCCCGTCACCGTCGACTTCATCCGCGCCGAATCCTACGGCTCCGGGACCCTGTCCAGTGGCTCCCCCACGATTTCCTTTGACTTGAAGCTCGACGTCACCGGCCGCCACGTCGTCCTGGTACGCCCTCCTTCCTTACCCTATTCTCTGCAAGACTGCAACTCTATCCACAGTTGTAATTGTAACTTCATGTTGTTCCTAAATGCGACGCCGTTTCCTGTGTCTTTTAGGTTGAGGACATAGTGGATACGGGGACTACAATGGCGCATCTGATTGCGCACATGGAATCGAAAGGTGCTTCGTCTGTGTCGGTCTGCACATTTCTGGATAAACCATCAAGACGGAAGGTTGATTTTCAGCTTCTCAGCAAGGGAAAATTTTACCGCGGTTTCGAGGTCAAATCCGTTTCTTCTTCCCCATTTTTAGTCTTTAGCTGCATTGAATCTGTTGCAAACAATGGTATATTACTCTGAAAGCTGTTTAGAGGAACCCCGCATTTGATGCTTGATTGATTCGGTCTTCTTTCGATGGATAATTATTTGGACTGCTTAATGCGTTTGCACGAAAATCGTTTACATTCTTTGTACAATCAATCATCGATACATGATTTAGAAAATGCATTTTATACAAATGTGAATGAAGAGGAATAGCTAACAAAAATGCCTTGTGAGGTCGATCGCCCCTACCCGGCCTTTATTGGTTCCAGGTTCTAAGCTGGTCAAGACTGTTATCATAGAAAAGTTACAGAATCATTACCTATTTTGGGTATCTGTATGTTATATGGAGTAATGTTATATGTTGCGAGACTGCTTCCCATGAGAACTTTCCTCGTGTGTGTAGGATATTCTCAAATTAAGTACTTGAATCCAGACATGTTTTTCATCCTTTAAATCACGTGGCGGTGACTCAGATGATCTATAATCGAACTGCTGAGAATTTATATATAGATGTCATGGCATCATCGTATTGATTTTCTATGTGGAACTCTTAGAAGCTCTGAAAATGAACTTGATTTAATGTAATGCGTTCTTCGCAAGTGTTGGAGTTGTATGCCTGAGTATTACAGGTGAACGTTTTGTATTGTTTCTTGTCTTGTAAGTCTGAAGTTTTTTGGGCTTTGGAAATTCATTTATACGCTATCAAACTTGTCTGTTTATTTGTCTCTGCAGTGTCCAGATTACTTTGTTGTGGGCTATGGAATGGACTTTGCTGAACGTTACAGGAACTTGCCGTACATAGGTGTTTTGAAGCCGGAGCTGTATAAGTGATTTGATTTTAGCTGCCACGATGAGGAAAGTAATTTACTCGTAGTTTAGGAAGTGATCAGATATGGAGATGATTGGTTCACTTTCGAGCATGTACTTGATACGATGTTTGAACAGAGTGTAGCTGGTTCAAATACATGAGCACGCGTACGATGTTTGAACAAAGTTTAGCTGGTTCAAATACATGAGCACGCTTACTGAATATATATTCACCATTTTAGACTGCATATGTATGCATCGATTAATTCCGCagtgtcattttctttttcttcctaacaTTTAATGTTGTGGTATCGCGATGTGAAGACcggttttcttgttttctttttagcATGCAAGATGCTTTCTTGGAACTGTTGGCTGTTGGTGTAGATCTTTTGAGAATGCAGATAAGAAATAAGGAATTGAGAAAACAGAGGGAAGGAAGAATTTATGTTAAATTCAGAAAACTCCGCCCGGAGGAGTAGTATCAAGATGATAAAATTTTATGTAGCAATCACCAACTTGGTCTAGTGTAAGTTCGGATGCATGAACAACACAACCCCCGACAACTTCGACTCCGGCAGTAACAAAAACACAGGAGTCCGAGTGCAGATGACAAAACCGGAACAAAGGTGGCGATGCCCTAGGGTTTAATTCCCAGGATTTGATTATCTTTTCGAATGCTCGGTTGCATAAAATGGATTGTTGCATTCGTTTGTTCATAGTGACTTTTTTGGAGTCGGAACAAGAACTCCCTATGCATGTTTTCGTGTTCTCGAATAGGGTCCAAGGTTTTGATGTTCATGTGGGTGGACACCCACATGTTGCATGCTAAAGAAAAACAGGGTGTTGATGTGTTGTGAAAATGATCGAATGCGAAATAAAATTACTAACTATTTGAGAAATAATGCCAAGGTGTTTGATaagtttttataattaaattgttgttgtcatggttaattaaaatagaaaattggTTTAAGTGatcataaattaaattattgGAAGTGAGTGAAGTTAGGTTTGAATCTTATGATAgggaattcgataccaaattaggttgcttaTTGTGCGATTTAACCAAATTTCACATCCCTTAGTATAAAAATAATGATgcacttacaaaataaaaaataaaaaaacactaatCCAATATCGATGACATACTAGTTAAGATAAAAGCAATGTATCGAATTCACCAAGTTAGGCAGAATCGGATCCGCCTTGGCTTGGGTTGGATACTTGAGTACCCGAATCCGTATTGTAAATGGGGTTAGGATTGAGCTGTCCTTCCAACCCGCTCAATCTGGTTTCCGGGTTTGTATTGTCGGGTGACCATGAGAGGGTTTTATGACACAGTTATCCACCATTTCTGAGAGAACCAAAAATTTGAATTGCAAGGAAAAACGCCATcactttctccttctcctcaaACCTCTTCGCCTTATCTCATCTCCCGGCCGCCGAACGCTTCTCTCTCATCAAACCCACCAGGGTTTTAACGGGTTTAGGCCTCTTTGCACCGCCATAGCCACAACCACCACCGCCAGCCCTGCCGGCGCAGTTGATTTCGAAGACGAGGTAGCCCAACCCCAGAAGCACTCGTTGTTTCTCGATGTTAGCACCAAACCCTAGCAAGGCTCAAACCTAGACCTGCTTGCAAGATTAGAAATGGCGAGGGAAGTCGAAGAGAACACTGAACAGAATTGGTTTTGTAAAATTGTATATATGCCTTACTTCAGAGAAACACAAATGGTTATATAGTAACCCAGTACAACATGAAACCTGTACAATTGTAAACAAACTCCCTTAAATCTACAAATAGGAAAATGACCCCCAAATCTATCTCACTTATTACATTTTGGTCCTTTCTTAGTACTTGTGATCGAAGTAATCCAAGATCATAACAATGCCTTCCTCTTCAGAACAACCTTGTCCTCAAGGTTAAACTACAAAATCTGGAAATCGTTTCTGGAACTCATCAAAGTCTTCCCAAGTAGCATCTGCAGCTTCCTTACCCTGCCATTGCACTAGGAGTTGAACTCCAGCCACACTCCCCTTTTTATACATCCTTCTCAACAAAATTGTTGCAGGTATGTCCTGAACCAAGCCATCCTCAGACACCAAAGGAAGTTCAATCTGGGGAATCGCATTGTTTCCAACCTGTTTTTTGAGACAGCTCACATGAAACACAGGATGGATTTTGGATCCCTCAGGAAGTTTCAACTTGTATGCCACAACACCAATCTTCTCAAGAACTATATAAGGACCATAGAACCGTGGCTGTAATTTATGATAACTATGATTCACCAATGAGTGCAATTGATAGGGCACGAACTTCAAATACACCATATCTCCAGCATTAAAGTGTCTCTCAGTCCTTTTCTTATCTGCTTGCACTTTCATGCGATTTTGAGCTAGCTGCAAATTAGTCTTTAACACTGAAAACAACCCATCTCTTTCAATCATGCATTGTTCCACAGAAGCTACTTTGGTAGAACCAACCTCATGTGGAACAATGTAAGGTGGGGAAAAACCATACACCACTTCAAATGGAGTATACTTTGAAGAAGTATGGTATGCAGTATTAAAACACCACTCTGCCCATGGCAACCATTGAACCCATTTCCTCGGTTGTCCTCCCACAACGCACCTTAAGTAGGTCTCCAAACATCGATTCATTACCTCCGTCTGCCCATCAGTTTGCGGATGATATCCAGAACTCATGCAAAGTTTGGAACCTTGGAGTCTAAAGAGTTCTTTCCAAAAAGCACTTACAAACACTGGATCTCTATCACTCACAATGGAGTTAGGCATGCCATGCAATCGGAAAACATGTTCTATGAATAGTTGAGCAACTATAGAAGCATTGTAAGGATGAGCAAGTGCAATAAAGTGACTGTACTTTGAAAGCCTGTCCACAATCACCATGATAACTGATTTTCCCTTGCAGTTAGGCAATCCGACTATAAAATCCATGCTAATATCAGACCACACCATTTGTGGCAGAGGCAAGGGTTGAAGCAATCCAGGTGGTGCAATGGTTTCAAACTTGTTTTGTTGACATATGGCACATTCAGCAATGAACTTCCTTATATCCCCTTTCATTCCCTGCCAATAAAACCCCTTCTTAGTTCTTTGATAAGTTTTAGCTACCCCTTGATGACCTGCTGCTGGTGTGCAATGATGCTCCTCCATGAGCTTGGTTCTCCACTGAGAAGTTGGACTAATTACTACCCGCTTCTTGTAGCATAAAAACCCATTATCAAGAGAATATTTAACTAAAGCATGATTGGTGGTGCCCTGAAGTTTGTACTCAGTCACCTCCCTAATTTTGTCCATGATCCAAGTATCACTCTCATTATACCTTCTCAAGTCATCAATCCATCCAAAATAAGGATAAGATATGGCAGCTAATTCCATATTGTTCCCTGCAACAATTTCCTGATGGTCTGGAATTCGAGATAATGAATCTGCCACAGTATTTTCCTTCCCACTTCGATACTGAATTTCATAATCAAATCCGAGAAGTTTAGCCACCCATTTTTGTTGGAACTGAGTGTTAGTTCTCTGCCCCAAGAAATACTTCAAACTGCTATGGTCAGTCTTGATAACAAAGTGTCTCCCTTGCAGATAATTCTGCCATTTGCGTATGGCATGAACTATGGCAATAAGCTCCCTCTCATAAGTCGATAATGCCTGGTTTCTAGGCCCAAGTGCTTGACTGAAAAATGCAATTGGCCTGTGATTTTGTTGCAACACAGCACCTATACCATTTCCAGAAGCATCACACTCCACTACAAAGGTTTGAGAAAAATCAGGAAGTGCTAAGACCTGTGGTGAGGACATAATGCTCTTGAGCTGTCTAAAAGCTTCACTAGCTGAATCATTCCAAGCAAAACCctattttttggtcaaattgtaCAAAGGTTGACATACCTTCCCATAACCAGGAATAAATTTGCGATAATAGCCAGTAAGCCCCAAAAATCCTCTTAACTCCCTTAAATCTACAAATAGGAAAATGACCCCCAAATCTATCTCACTTATTACATTTTGGTCCTTTCTTAGTACTTGTGATCGAACTAATCCAAGATCATAACACTCGAGAGGCTGCGACTGCGACATCTCAAGAGCAATGCCAAGCCCCAAGCCAAAACCGGCAGCGGAAATTCAATGGGGGATGCCCAGAGGCATAGCGATAAGGGGTTGGTGAGGCCGGAGAGTAGGAAAAAGAGGGAGGTTGGGAGTTTTGGGGAGTTGGGTGTGAGCGAGGAGGTCATGGCGGCGGTGCGAGATACGGGGATTGAGGTTCCCACTGAAATCCGGTGCATTGGGATTCCGGCTGTGTTGGAAGTGAAGACTGTGGTCTTAGGTTCACACACTGGCTTCGGCAAGACTCTGGCTTACATGTTGCCTCTTGCCCAGGTACTTTTCACTTGATACTCAGGACACTCGTCAATAACATTCTCATTTCTTGCACACTCTGTTCATATGAAACAATAACAACGAAGGAAGTTTTTACCTTGCATTTCTGTGGATTGTTATACAAgaaattttaaaaggaaaatgatGAACTCCTAAGACTCACCACAGAGGGTTTTTCTAGTGCCCTCGTTATCCATAGCGGTCTCTTGTACTTGTCAGTCCGCCAAAACTTCTAACTGGGTACTAAAATAACAAATCTTTAACTGATCAGCACTTGAGCGCATATAAAACCGCTACAACTCCTAACCGAGAATATATAAGCACATATACCACTCTACATTACATGTTAAGTATTAATTATATACCTTGTATTTAACATAAACATCAAAGGTTCCAAGGGCACGATTGCCTTCTCGTAGCTCAAGGATATCGCGTACAAGTTGTCGAGCTGTAGACTCCACCgatgaaaaaaaaagatcatGTTTTTGAGAAGCAACTGCATTCTCATCTTCCAAACTCCACGATCGCCTTCTGAACCATCATAATAAACTCattaaaacaaccaaaaacaaagaaaaaggtagTGATGAAAGCTAATGCCATTTTTGCGGGGAACACGATTGCATTTACGCATGCAACAAGCCTTTTAAACCCATAAGTGATCCAaattagaagattgaagtctCGTGAGGGTTTTCAGAGACACAACCCACAAACATCATGCATAATGATCATTAACATTTACATTTATCATCGGAGACTGAGTACATATCCACCCCTTGGGAGTCGGGGGTTTTTTGGTAGTGACATAATTCAAATCTATTTTGAATGAATGGCCTTGTTAAAAGGTCGCTTTGCAAGTAGCGTAATCAGTAGCGCGTGATTTGGTTATTGTTGTCAGGTGGTCCGACACGCTTGACTTTAAACAAAAAGGGGCTTGGTAGTACAGGTAGAGCCATGTTGTACTGAATAACTGGGATTGGGAAGATCTCTCTTGTCTTCTTTCTTGATGATTGAATTTGGTTGTCGTGAGTGTGATCCTTAGCTCAAAACATGCTTTCCTATCTATAAGAATTTAAACAGCCCACCGAAAAAGGCTTCATATTTTAACTAACCTTCTAGTTATACT
This genomic stretch from Pyrus communis chromosome 2, drPyrComm1.1, whole genome shotgun sequence harbors:
- the LOC137726376 gene encoding uncharacterized protein isoform X1: MSLDSHIERVLWTPDQIATRVFDLAAQISTDLSHFSEPPALVGVATGAFLFLADLARQITLPVTVDFIRAESYGSGTLSSGSPTISFDLKLDVTGRHVVLVEDIVDTGTTMAHLIAHMESKGASSVSVCTFLDKPSRRKVDFQLLSKGKFYRGFECPDYFVVGYGMDFAERYRNLPYIGVLKPELYK
- the LOC137726376 gene encoding uncharacterized protein isoform X2, which translates into the protein MSLDSHIERVLWTPDQIATRVFDLAAQISTDLSHFSEPPALVGVATGAFLFLADLARQITLPVTVDFIRAESYGSGTLSSGSPTISFDLKLDVTGRHVVLVEDIVDTGTTMAHLIAHMESKGASSVSVCTFLDKPSRRKVDFQLLSKGKFYRGFEMSWHHRIDFLCGTLRSSENELDLM